CACTGATCGGCTCCCCACCAGGGCGTTTCCCGCACTGTGCCAGTCCGTGGCCGCAGCCACACCAGGGCAAGACCCAGTCCTGACCTAGGGTGGGATTATTCGATGCCGTTTATCAATCGCACGCAAACCGCTCCTTGTCTTCACTCAATGCCGGAACCTACGGTGAGCGAGACCACGCGAGGAGCCGGTGAGGAGGCAGCCCGATGGAACTGCGCCACCTGCGGTACTTCGCCGCCGTCGCCGAGACCTGCCACTTCGGCCGCGCCGCCGAACGCCTGCACCTCGCCCAGCCGGCGCTTTCGCACGCGATCCGGCAGCTGGAGGACGAGCTGGGCGTCGCCCTGCTCAGCCGCACGACGCGGCAGGTGCAGGTCACCCCGGCCGGCCGCTTCTTCCTCGGCGAGGCCCAGCGGATCCTCGACGCCGTCGAGGCGGGCGCGCGCGGAGCCCGGCGCATCGCCGACGGCCGCCGAGGGCTCGCCCGGATCGGCTTCACCGGCACCGCCGCGCTGTCGCACCTGCCGCGGGTCGCCCGCGCGCTGCAGCACCGGCTGCCCGAGGTCGAACTCGAGGTGCACGCCGACCTGCTCACCGGCGAGCAGTGCGCGCAGCTGCGCGACGGCACGCTCGACATCGGCGTGCTGCGCCCGCCGGTCACCGGCGGCGACCTCGACCTGCACGTCATCGAGACCGAGCCGCTGGTGCTCGCCGTCCCGGCCGACCACCGGCTCGCGGTGGAACCGGTCGTGGCGATGAGCGACCTGCGCGCCGAAGCGTTCGTCACCTATCCGGCCAGCTATTCCGTCGTCAACGAAGCGGTCCTGCGCAGCTGCCGCGACGCCGGATTCACCCCGCAACGCGAGCACGAGGCCGCGGGTACCGCGGTGCTGCTCGCCCTCGTCGCCGGAGGACTCGGCGTCGGCGTCGTCCCCGCGTCCGCGCGGGCGCTGCCGCTGGCCGGGGTCGTGTTCCGCGACCTCGCCGGGGCGGCCACCGTCCAGCTCGCGCTCGCCTGGCACCGCGACCGGGCCTCGGCACTGGTCCCGGCCGTGCTCGACGCGCTCGGCGAGCTGTTCCCCGTCGAAGTGCCCGTGTCAGGGAGGACACGATGAAGATCACCCGGGTGGAGGCGATCCCGTTCGCCATCCCCTACCGCAAACCGCTGCGTTTCGCGTCCGGCGAGGTGCACACGGCCGAGCACGTGCTGGTTCGCGTGCACACCGACGACGGCATCGTCGGCGTGGCCGAAGCGCCGCCGCGGCCGTTCACCTACGGCGAAACGCAAGCCGGGATCGTGGCCGTGCTGGAGACCGTGTTCGCCCCGCAGGTGGTGGGACTGAGCCTGCTCGAACGCGAGACGGTGCACGCGCGGCTTTCCCGCACGGTCGGGAATCCGGCCGCGAAGTCCGCTTTGGACATGGCGATCTGGGACGCGCTGGGGCAGAGCCTCGACGTCTCGGTCACCGAACTGCTCGGCGGCTACACCGACCGCATGAAGGTGTCGCACATGCTCGGCTTCGACGAGCCGGCCGCGATGGTCGCCGAGGCGGAGCGGATCCGCGACAGCTACGGCATCACGACGTTCAAGGTGAAGGTCGGCCGCCGCCCGGTTTCCCTGGACACCGCGGTGGTTCGCGCCTTGCGGGAGCGGTTCGGCGCCGAGGTCGATCTGTACGTGGACGGCAACCGCGGCTGGACGGCCGCGGAATCCGCTCGTGCGATGCGGGAAATGGCCGACCTCGACCTGCTGTTCGCCGAGGAGCTGTGCCCCGCCGACGACGTCCTCGGCCGCCGCTGGCTCGTGTCGCGTTTGGACATTCCGTTCATCGCCGACGAATCCGCGGTGACCCCGGCCGACGTGACCCGCGAGATCCTCGGCGGCTCGGCCACCGCGATCAGCATCAAGACCGCCCGCACCGGGTTCACGCGTTCGCAGCGCACGCACCACCTCGCGGAAGGCCTCGGGCTGGAAGTGGTGATGGGCAACCAGATCGACGGCCAGCTCGGTTCACTGTGCACTGTCGCGTTCGGATCCGCGTACGAGCTGACGTCGCGCCGTCCCGGCGAACTGTCCAACTTCCTCGACATGACCGACGACCTGCTCGCCGAACCGCTCCGCATCGCGGACGGCGAACTGGCCATCCGCCCCGGCGCCGGCCTCGGCGCCGCACTCGACCCCGGCAAGCTCCGGCACTACCGGCAAGACCGCTGAGCCGGAAACCCCCGATGGATCAAGGAGGATTCATGACCGCCACGCATTCCCCCACCGCCGCCGCGTCCGGAGCCAACGCCACCGAACGGTTCAAGAGCGACAAGCTCGCCGGCGTCGCGGGCACCCCGAAGGAACGGGTCAGCCTGCTCGCCCGCGAGGTGCTGGAGGCCGTGCACGCGACGATCCGCAAGCACAAGGTGACCTACGACGAGTACAACGCGCTGAAGTCGTGGCTGATCAGCGTCGGCGAGGACGGCGAATGGCCGCTGTTCCTGGACGTCTGGGTCGAGCACGTCGTCGAAGAGGTCGCCACCGAGCACCGCAAGGGCAACAAGGGCACCATCGAAGGCCCGTACTACGTGCCGGACGCCCCCGAGCAGGGCGCGCGCGGCACGATCCCGACGCGGGAGAACGAGCCGGGCACCCCGCTGGTCTGGACCGGACAGGTCACCTCGACCACCGGCGCGGCCCTGGGCGGCGCGAAGGTCGAACTCTGGCACGCGGACGCCGACGGCCTGTACTCGCAGTTCGCGCCGGGCATCCCGGAGTGGAACCTGCGCGGCACCTTCACCACCGACGACGAAGGCCGCTTCGAAATCCACACCGTGCGGCCCGCGCCGTACCAGATCCCGACCGACGGCGCCTGCGGCAAACTCATCGCGGCGGCGGGCTGGCACGCCTGGCGTCCGGCGCACCTGCACGTCAAGGTGTCCGCGCCGGGCCACGAACTGCTCACCGCGCAGCTGTACTTCCCGGGCGACGAGCACAATGACGACGACATCGCGTCCGCGGTGAAGCCGGAACTGCTGCTCGACCCCAAGCCCGCGGAGAACGGCGAGGCCATCGAATACGGCTTCGTCCTCGACCCGGCCCTCTGATTCGGCCCGATCCGGCAGGAGACCCATGCTTTACCACGTGCGGATGGACGTCCGCCTTCCCCCGGACCTGGACCCGGCGGTCCGCGACGCCCTCATCGCGCGCGAGAAGGAGTACAGCCAGCAGCTGCAGCGCAGCGGGAAATGGCCGCAGATCTGGCGGATCGCCGGGGAGTACGCGAACTTCTCGGTGCTCGACGTCGCGGACCACGACGAGCTGCACCGGATCCTGTCCGGTCTGCCGCTGTTCCCGTACATGGACATCCAGGTGACCGCCCTCGCGCGGCACCCGTCCAAAGTGGACTGACTCACTCGCCGACCGGCACCGCCCGGTCCGCGTGCTCGGCCAGCAGCGGATCGTGGGACGCCACCAGCACCGCCGTCCCGCGATCCGCTGCCCGGCGCAACGCCGTCAGCACCGTCCCCGCGTGCGCGCGGTCCTGGTGCGACGTCGGCTCGTCCGCCAGCAGCACCAGCGGACCCGCCGCCAGAGCCCGCGCCACCGCGCCCCGCTGCTGTTCCCCGCGCGAAACCTCGCTCGGCAGCCGGTCCGCCAGTTTCGCCAGGTCCAGCGTTTCCAGTAGCTTCGCCCGATCCGGCGGGTCCGCGGCGGTCCGCGCGGCGAACGCGAGATTGTCCGCGACCGTCAGTTCCTCGAACAGCGCGATCGACTGCGGCACGAAAGCCAGCGCGTGCCACGGCTGCTGCGAAACCGGCACGTCCGGCATCGGCGGGTGCGCCGTCACCGTGCCGCTGTCCGGCCGGTCCCAGCCGCCCGCGATCATCAGCAACGTGCTTTTTCCCGACCCCGACGGACCGGTCAGCGCGACCAGCTCCCCCGCCGTCAGGTCCAGGCTCGTGTGCCGCAGCACGGGCGTCCCGCCGTGGGAACGGCTCACGTCGGACACGCTGAGCAGCACGCTCACCGGACTCTCCCGTCCACGAGTTCCACCACGTCGTCCGCCGCCTCGGCCAGCACCGGGTCGTGCGTCGCGACTACGACGGTCTGCCCGGCGTCCGCCAGCGTGCGGAAAGCCTCCGCGACCAATCGCGCCGAGGCACGGTCCAGCTGGGCGGTCGGTTCGTCCGCCAGCACCGCGTCCGGGTCGCCGACCGCGGCGAAGGCGAGGGCGGTTCGCTGCTGTTCGCCGCCGGAGAGCTGGCGCGGGCGGTGGCCGCGGCGGTGGTCCAGGCCCAGCCGCTCCAGCAAGGCCAGGGAAAGACCGGTGCCGCGCATTTTCGCCGCCAGTTCCAGGTGTTCTTGCACCGTCAGGTAATCCAGCAGGTTGTCGACGGGATTCTGGAATACGTAACCGATCCGTCGCCGCCGCACCGCCCGGCGCGCTCGCGCGGACAGCGCGGTGACGTCCGTGCCGCCGACCTCGACCCGGCCCTCGTCCGGACGTTCCAGGCAGGCCAGCAACCGCAGCAAGGTCGATTTGCCCGAGCCGGACGGGCCGACCAACGCGGTGATCCGGCCGTGCGCGGCGGCGATCGACACCTCGTGCAGAGCGGTCAGCGAACGACCCGCGGTACGGTAGCGGTGCGTCAATCCGGTGCCCCGGACGGCATCAGGCAGTGTCACGCAGCACCTCCGAAGGCAGGGCCCGCGCAGCCGCCCGCTGGGCCGCATAAGCAACGACGAGCGCGACGACCACCGCCGCGAGCAGCAATCGCCCGCCCGGCCCCCACGGCACCGGGATCACCGTGCCCGGCGGCGTCGCCGGATCGAGGTCGTAGCCTTCGCAGGTCACCGAGACCGCCACCGCCGCGAATCCGACGCCCACCGCGAATCCGGCCGCCAGCAGCCCGCCGACCTCGTACGCGAGCGCTCGCCAATGCGCACCCGAGGTGATGCCCATCCGTCGCAAGAGGACATACGCACCGCGGCGCGCACGAGCCCGGGCGTTGAGATACAGCAACAGTCCAATTAGGACTACCACACCGACCAAAGCGGACACCGCGGTCAAGAACGCGAAGGTGTAAGTGACTCCGCCGTAAACGCCGTGCGCGGTGACGTCGACCGCGCGGCTCGCCGTCCCGGCCGGAATCCCGGCTTTGCCCAGTTCCGGCAGCACCTGCGCCGGGTCGCCGCGCGCCCACAGCTCGCGGTGCACGCTCTCTCCGGCGAACTTGGCGAGAACGTCCTTGCGCAGCAGCAATTCCGGGAACCCGGCGCTCTTTCCCGGCAGCTGCGCCACCGTGACGACGCGCAGCGGCAGGTCTTTGCCCCCGATGCTCAACGTCGCCTGCTCGGGTGTGTCCGGGACCCCGGCGAGGATGCCGACCGCGGTGTCGCCGGACATCTGGTCGAGCAGATCGGACAGCGTCGGCCCGCTGAAGTGCTCGTCCCAGGACGCGGCGGAGCCGAACGTCGCCGGGTCGACGCCGAGCACGTTCACCGTCTTGGCGCCCAGGTACGCCGAGTCGTAGCGATCGACCAATGTGGACTGTCCACTGAGGCCGGCCGGGAGCGCGGCGGGGCCGGTCAACTGCACCACGACGTCCGAGCCCACCACGAGCTGGCCCTCGTCGTCGAGCGTGCGCTGGACGGAGCCGGTGACGGTGGTGGCGAAGAGCGACAACGCCACCGGGACCGCGGTCGCCCCGACCAGCACGGCCGCCGCGGCAGGCGCGGAGGCGAGCCGTCGCCAGGCCAGGAACGCCACTGCCCGCTCGCGCCGCACCGCGCGCACCCGGGGCAAGGCCAGCCGCACGATCCGGGTCGCCAGCATCGCCAGGCCCAGCACCAGCAGCAACGGCACGACGATCAGCCGCGGCGGGATCCGCGCGACCGAACCGGCCTGGCCGAGCCCGGTCTGCGTGCCGTCGCCGAGCGCGAAATAGCAGGCCGCCGCGGCGACCAGCGGGAGGATTTCCCACGGCAGATGCCGGATCCGCGACCGGCGCGCGTCGAACAGCGCCCGGGTGCGGAAGACGACCGAACCGGCGATCCCGGCGAGGGTCGCGAGGAACGCGACCGCCGCGCCGCCGATCGACCAGCCGAGCGCGGACGGCGTCACCAGCGGGCTCGGCCCCAGCGCGCGGACCAGCCCGCGCGCGGCGAACCAGCCGCCGACGGCGCCGAGCAGCGCGATGGACCCCAGCTCCAGCAATGCTTTCCCGGCCAGCGAGCCCGGCCCCGCCCCGCGCGCGGACAGCACGGCCAGCTCGGCCCGGCGGCGTTCGACCCAGAACGACCCGACCGTCGCCGAAATGACCAGCCCGGTCAGCGACCCGGCGACGCCGATCGGCACGACCGTCGCGGCGAGCGAGGATACGACCTGGTCCGCCCGGTCCGCGATGCCGCGCAGCGACGACGTGAACTGCATCCGGCCGCGCTGAGCGAACAACTCCGGGGTGTTTTCGGTGCGCGCTCGCACCTTCTCCAGCCCGGCGATCGTCTCGGGTGCGTTCGCCGTGGTCAGCCCGTCGGGGTCGACCGAGGCCGCGAGGAAGCTGCCGACGCCCGAATCGGCAGGGGTCAGCCCGAACAGCGCGTCCCGCGACACGAACGCCACCGGGAACACCGGAGCCTCGCTCAGCGGTTTGGGCCGGTACAGCGGCTGCAGATGGCACCAGAACGGCTGGTCCGGCAGCTCGCGCAGGTCCCGGTACACCGCGGCGACCGGCATCGTCGCCGCCGGGGCGCCCGGCAGCACGCCGGTCTTCGGGCTCCAGCCGCCCTGCACCGCCACCTGGTCGCCCGCGTGCAGGCCGCGCGCCCGCGCGAACTGGCTCGACACCCAGATCCCCTGGCCCTTGCCGCCCTCCAGGACCTGCAGGTGGGCGGCGAAATCGTCCTGGTAGACCAGCCACATCGCGGACTGTTCCGGATTCGGCGAGCCCGGCCGGACCGGGTCGACCTTCGCGGAGCTGGTGAGCGTCGAAGGCACCCCGGACAGCCGCGGCACCTGGCGAGCCGCGTCGCGGGCAAGCGCGAGCCGGGCGTCGTCGAGGGCCTTCCCGGTCGGTCCAGTGGCACCCGGATACGGCTGCGACATCGGCAGCCCGCCGGTCCACTCCGCCCCGACCGCCCACTGACACGCCCGGTTGACCTGGTCGTGCAGCGTCGCGTTCCCGGCCGAGGACAGGAACAACGCGACGGCCGCGGCGGGCAACGCGACGAGCACCGCCGCCGCGATCGCGGCCACGACGACCGCTGGTTGCCGCCACCCCGTTTTCGGCGCCCGCGTCCACGGCGTCGCCCCCCACCCGCGCATCCGCCGAGTCTGCCACGATCCCGACACCCGCGGGGCGGCGTTGCCCGATGTCCGTGATGGGCTCCTTGAGGGAATCTGATTCCCTCAAGGAGCCCTTCACGGACGATCACGGGCTTGGGGCGGACAGAGCGTGTTCTCTCGGGTGCGGAGCGCTTACTTGGCCTGCCAAACCGGCGCACGCTTCTCGACGAACGCCACCGTCCCCTCCCGGACGTCCTCGCTCGTCATGACCCCGACAGCGTTCTCGCGCGTGTTGTCCCAATCGCTGTCCTCGGCCGCGATCGCACCGTCCACAATGCTCAGTGCCACGCGTTTGCTGGCCTGCACCGCCAGCGGAGCGTTCGCGGCGATCTTCTCCGCCAGCGCCAGCGCTTCGGCGAGCACGTCGGCGTCCGGGACCACGTGGTTCACCAGGCCGAGCGTCGCCGCGCGGGCGGCGTCCAGGGGTTCGCCGGTGAACATCATCTCCATCGCGATTTTCCGCGGGATCTGCCGCGGCAGCCGGAAGACGCCGCCCGCCGCGGCGAAGAGGCCGCGCTTCACTTCGGGCAGCCCGAATTTCGCCGATTCGGCCGCCACCACCAGGTCGCTGGCCAGCGCGAGTTCGGTACCGCCGCCGAGGGCGAATCCGTTGACCGCGGCGATGGTCGGCTTCGAGATCGGGTGCCGCACGTATCCGGCGAAGCCCCATTCCTCGTGGCCGGGCGCGGCGAGCGATTCGCCTCGCGACACGGCTTTCAGGTCGGCTCCGGCGCAGAACGCCCGCTCCCCCGCGCCGGTCAGCACCACGACGCGCGTTTCCGGGTCCTGCTCGGCCCGTTCCAGCGCGGTGCCGACGAGTTCGCTCAGCTCGGCGTTGACCGCGTTCATCGCGTGCGGCCGGTTGAGCGTGACGACCAGGACGTGTCCGCGTTGTTCGACCAGCGCGGCCGGAGCGTCATCGGGCATGGTCTGCCTCCTCCGCCGGCGCGAAGACCGGCACCTTCTCGTGGTCAGGTTCGGGTCCGGAGGGCACGAACACCGCCCGCACCGGCAGCTGCCAGAGGTCCGCGTCCGGGTCGGCGTCGAGCCGGCACCACCACCACGGTCCCTCGGCCAGCTCCACGATGCCGACGACCACGCGCTCCGGCTCGCCGCCGTCGCGCGCCCGCTTGTGCACCACCGACCACGACACCACCGTGCCGGTTCCGGCGGCGGCCGTCCACTCCAGATCGTCGTCGGGGTCCGGGACCGTGCGCGGGTCCAGGTACTCGCCGGTGCTGCGCCGCCGCAGCAGCCGGAATTCTCCGACCGCGGCGCCGTCGAAGAACGCCGCGGACTCCTCGTCGCGGGCGACCGGGTTGATCCGCACTGTCATCCCTCCGTTCCGAGCACGAGCGTGCTGTGGTGGTCCAGAATGCCGCCGTTGCCGGAAACCAGCACGGTGTCGTGCTTCGGTACCTGGCGTTCGCCGCCCTGGCCGCGCGCCTGGATGATCGCCTCGGACAGCGGCGTCATGCCCCACAGATAGTAGGACGACAGCTGGCCGCCGCCGGTGTTCACCGCGAGCTTGCCGTCCGGGCCGAGCATGCCCGGCGTCGCGACGAACTCGCCGCCTTCGCCCTTGCCGCAGAACCCGTAGTCCTCCAGGGTGAGCAGTGCGGTGAAGGTGTAGCAGTCGTAGATCTCGGCGACGTCGATGTCGTCGACGGTCACTCCGGCCATCTCCATCGCCGCCGGACCGGACTGCGCCGCGCCGCTCACGAGACCGAGATTGTCGTTGCGGCGGAAGGAATTCCCGGGGTGGGCTTGTCCCCAGCCGAGCACCTGGACCGCGGGCTGGGCCATCGTTGCCGCGCGCTCCGCCGACGTCACGATCACCGCGGCGCCGCCGTTCGACACCAGGCAGCAGTCCAGCAGGTGGAACGGTTCCGCGATGAACCGCGACGCTTGGTGGTCGGCCAGCGTGATCGGGTCGCGCAGCTGTGCCAGCGGGTTCTTCGCCGCCCACGCGCGCTGCGCGACCGCGATCGCGCCGAGTTGTTCGCTCGTGGTGCCGTAAGTCTTCATATGCCGTCGCGCGGCGAGCGCGTAGAACGAGTTCGGTCCGGCGAAACCGCTGGAGCCCAGCAGGCTTCCCCAGCCGGTCGGGGTCGTGCGCCGGCCGCCGTAGGCCGCGCCGGTCGCCTTGCCCTGCTGCAGCGGCGCGTCCGCGAACACGCAGGCCACGGTGTCGGCCATGCCCGCTTCGACGGCCATCGCGGCGTACTGCACCATCGCGCCCGCCGTCGAGCCGAACGCCTGCATCTGGGTGAAAAGCCGCAGGTCTCGCAGTCCCAAGTCGACTTGCAGGCTCAGGTCGACTCCGGGCGTCGTGCCGGCGGACACCAGCAGCCCGTCGATGTCCGACAGCCCGATCCCGGCGTCCGCGGCGGCCCGCCGGACGGCCTGCGCGGCGAACTGCCGCGCGCTCGGACCGTAGACTTTCCCCAGCTCAGTGAGCCCGAGACCGGCGATCGCCGCCCTCCGCCGCGCCGGGGTCTCCCGCCTGCTCGTCATCTTCGCACTCCGTTCCCGACCGGTGGTCGCCCCTCCACGTTCGCATCCCGCTGACGCGGCGTAAACGACCGGTCGGGACACCGGCAGATGAGCGGCCGCGACACGTGCCCTGATGTCCCTTCCGGAAACCTGCCGGTGTCGGAATCCGTGATGTACATCGCGGTTTTCCGCACCCAGCATGGGAATCGGGACCCGACGACGGGAAAGGCGGTCCGGCGATGGCGATCAGCGCCGCGGAAACCGAACAGCTGCGGGAGGCGGTGCGCGACCTGCTCGCGGACCGCTGCACCGAGACCGACGTGCGCCGCGTGATGGCGACGGACTCCGGCTACGACCCGGAGCTGTGGAAACAACTGGCCGACCTGGGGTTGCCCGGTCTGCTGATCGCCACGGAGCACGGCGGAGTCGGCCTGGGCGCGGAGGAACTCGAAGCGGTTTCGGAGGAAATCGGCGCGGCGCTGGTGCCGTCGCCGTTCCTGTCCAGTTCGGTGCTGACCGCGACCCTGATCGACGCGGCTGGGTCCGAAGAGGACAAACGCCGCCTGCTGCCCGGACTAGCCGACGGATCTTCCATCGGAACCGTCGCCGTGACCGGGCCTGCCGGAAGCTGGACGCCCGAAGGTGTTGCTGTGCAAGCGAACGGAACCCTCACCGGGACCGCTTCGTACGTCACCTTCGGCCAGCTCGCCGACGTCATTCTCGTGGTAGCGCGCACTGACGACGGTTTCGGTGTCTTCGAGGTCGCCCCTGCGGCGCCCGGTTTCCTCCGCACCGCGGCGGAGGTATTCGACCCGACCGTACGGCTATCCCAATTCACCTTCGCTGATACCCCAGCGCGGCGAGTTGGCACTGCGGGGTGGGAGGCTGTGCAAAAGGCCTTGGACCTCAGCACTGTCGCGCTCGCCGGGGAACAGGCGGGCGGTGCCCGTAAGATCTTTGAGAAAACCGTCGAATATCTCAACACCCGCGTGCAGTTCGGCCGCGCGATCGGCAGTTTCCAGGCGATGAAGCACCTCGCCGCGGACCGCCTCCTGGACGTCGAATCCGCGACCTCCGCCGCCCGCCACGCCGCGGCCGACGGCGGCCCGGGCGCGATCGCGCTCGCCGGATTCGCCTGCGCGGAAGCGTACGAAACCGTTGCCCTGTCCGCGATCCAGATGCACGGCGGAATCGGCTTCACCTGGGAACACCCGGCGCACCTGTACCTGCGCCGCGCCCGCTCCGGCGCGCAGCTGTTCGGCAACTCGCGCCTGCACCGGGAGCGCTACCTCGTCTCGAAGGGAGCCTGACATGACCAGCGCCGACCAGCTCCGCGAAGAAGTCCGCGCGTGGCTCGCCGCGGAATGGACCGGGCTCGCGCCGGCTCCCGACCGCTGGAGCACCACCCCGGAACGCATTGCCTGGCTGGAAAAGGTCGTCGCCGCCGGGTACGCCGTGCCGACCTGGCCGGTCGAGTGGTTCGGCCGCGCCTGGCCGGCCGAACTCGCCGACGTGATCGCGGCCGAGTTCGAGTCGGCCGGCGCGCCCGGGGCCCGTCAGGACAAATACAGCATCCCGGCCAACACGGTCCTCGCGTTCGGCACCGAGAAACTCAAGCACGACCTGCTGCGCGACGTCCTCACCGAACGGTCCCGGACCTGCCTGTTCTACAGCGAACCCGGCGCGGGCTCGGACCTCGCCGCCGTGCGCACGACCGCGGTCCGCGACGGCGACCGCTGGATCGTCAACGGCCAGAAAGTCTGGACGTCCGGCGCGAAAACCGCGGACTACGCGCTGTTGATCGCGCGCACCGACTGGGACGTCCCGAAGCACAAGGGCCTCAGCTACTTCGTCGTGCCGATGCACCAGCCCGGCGTCGACATCCGCCCGCTGGTGCAGATCACCGGCGAATCGCACTTCAACGAGGTCTTCCTGACCGACGTCGAAATCCTGGCTGACTACCTGGTCGGCGACGAGGGCAAGGGCTGGCGCGTGCTGCAGACCGCGCTGGCGTACGAACGCTCGATCATGGGCGACGGCGCACGCGCGTCGCGGCACGGATCGATCGCCGACGACCTCGTCGCGCTCGCCCGGGAACGCGGCCGCCTCGCCGACCCGGTCATCCGCGACAACCTGGCCACCGTGCTCGCGCTGCGCGAACTGAACGCGCTGAACAACGCCCGGGCGAAAGCCGCCGCCGAACAAGGCACGTCGAGTTCGGTGATGTCGCTGGGAAAGCTCGCGATGTCCGGCATCCTGCACGCCGAAGCCCGCCTGCGCACCGACATCGCCGGTCCGGAAACCCTGCTCGCCGGGGACGCGAACCCGGTCGCCGACGACGTGAACTTCCTGGCGCTCAACGCGTTCTTCACCTCCATCGGCGGCGGCACCGACCAGATCCAGCGCACGATCATCGCCGAACGCGTCCTCGGCCTGCCCAAGGAACCCGAGATCGACCGCGACCTGCCCTTCCGCGCCGTCCGCCGCAGCTGAGCCGTCGAGGAGGCTGGTTCCCTTGTCCGACACCTACGACCCGCCGCTGTCCGGGGTCCGCGTGCTCGATCTGTCCTCCGGCCCGATGACCGCGACCGCACGGCTGCTGGCCGACCTCGGCGCCTGCGTCACCCGGGTCGTCCTGCCCGGCGTCACCGGCGAACGCACCACCGGACCGGTCGTCGACGGCGTCGCGATCGGCACCGCGATCGACCGGCACGGCTTCGCCCACGCCACCGCCGAACCCGGCTCGCACGGCTGGGAACAGCTGCTGGCCGACGCGGACCTGCTGATCGAGACCACTCCGCCGGGTTCGCCCGCCGAAGAGCTGCTCGACGTCCCCGGCCTGCGCACCCGGCATCCCGCGCTGGTCGTCCTGTCGATCAGCGACTTCGGCCGCGTCACCACCCGGCGGCGCTGGCAGGCCACCACCCCGGTGTTCCACGCGCTGACCGGCGAACTCTCCCGGTCCGGCATCCCCGGCCGCGCGCCGCTGCTGCCGCCCGGCGAACTGCCGTACCACGTCGCCGCCGCGCAAGCCGCGTTCCAGGCGGTGAGCCTGTACCTCGACCGGCTGCGCACCGGACGCGGCGACCGCATCGACTTCTCCGTCCTCGACGGGGCGATGCAGGCGCTGGACCCGGCGTTCGGCATGGTCGGCAGCGCCGCCGCCGGGGTGCCGCTGAGCGAGCTGCCGCGCGGACGCACCGAAGAACGCCACCGGTACCCGATTTTCCCTTGCCAGGACGGGTACATCCGGATCTGCCTGCTGTCGCGGCGGCAGTGGCGCGGGATGTTCGAATGGATGGGCAGCCCGGCCGAATTCGCCGACCCGAAGTACGACCAGGTGCGCGAGCGTTACGCGTCGCCGGACCTGCTGCCCGCGATCGGCCGCTTCTTCGCCGGCCGCACCCGTGCGTCGTTGGAATGCGAGGGCCAGCGCCACGGCGTGCCGACCGCTGCGGTGCTCACCCTCGCCGAAGCCCTGCACACCGACCAACTCGCCGCGCGCGGCTTCTTCCGCGACACCGAACTGTCGCCCGGTCTCGTCGCGCCGGTCCCGGCCGGAATCACCGAGATCGACGGACACCGCGCCGTCGCCGGTCCGGACACCGGCGCGCGAGTCACCGGCGCGCCGATCCTGGCCGCACGCCCCCGACGCGGCGAAGGACGTCCGCTGGAGGGAATCCGGGTCCTGGACCTCGGCGTGATCGTGGTCGGCGGCGACACCGGACGGCTCTTCGGCGACCTCGGCGCGGACGTGCTCAAGATCGAGAACTCGGCGTTCCCGGACGGTTCCCGCGCCGCGCTGCCCGGCCTGATGTCGCACGGTTTCGCCGCCGGGCACCGCAACAAACGCGCCATCGGCGTCAACCTGCGCGATCCCGAAGGCCAGGCGCTGGTGCGGCGGCTCGTCGCGCAGTCGGACGTCGT
The nucleotide sequence above comes from Amycolatopsis sp. AA4. Encoded proteins:
- a CDS encoding FtsX-like permease family protein, which encodes MRGWGATPWTRAPKTGWRQPAVVVAAIAAAVLVALPAAAVALFLSSAGNATLHDQVNRACQWAVGAEWTGGLPMSQPYPGATGPTGKALDDARLALARDAARQVPRLSGVPSTLTSSAKVDPVRPGSPNPEQSAMWLVYQDDFAAHLQVLEGGKGQGIWVSSQFARARGLHAGDQVAVQGGWSPKTGVLPGAPAATMPVAAVYRDLRELPDQPFWCHLQPLYRPKPLSEAPVFPVAFVSRDALFGLTPADSGVGSFLAASVDPDGLTTANAPETIAGLEKVRARTENTPELFAQRGRMQFTSSLRGIADRADQVVSSLAATVVPIGVAGSLTGLVISATVGSFWVERRRAELAVLSARGAGPGSLAGKALLELGSIALLGAVGGWFAARGLVRALGPSPLVTPSALGWSIGGAAVAFLATLAGIAGSVVFRTRALFDARRSRIRHLPWEILPLVAAAACYFALGDGTQTGLGQAGSVARIPPRLIVVPLLLVLGLAMLATRIVRLALPRVRAVRRERAVAFLAWRRLASAPAAAAVLVGATAVPVALSLFATTVTGSVQRTLDDEGQLVVGSDVVVQLTGPAALPAGLSGQSTLVDRYDSAYLGAKTVNVLGVDPATFGSAASWDEHFSGPTLSDLLDQMSGDTAVGILAGVPDTPEQATLSIGGKDLPLRVVTVAQLPGKSAGFPELLLRKDVLAKFAGESVHRELWARGDPAQVLPELGKAGIPAGTASRAVDVTAHGVYGGVTYTFAFLTAVSALVGVVVLIGLLLYLNARARARRGAYVLLRRMGITSGAHWRALAYEVGGLLAAGFAVGVGFAAVAVSVTCEGYDLDPATPPGTVIPVPWGPGGRLLLAAVVVALVVAYAAQRAAARALPSEVLRDTA
- a CDS encoding crotonase/enoyl-CoA hydratase family protein; amino-acid sequence: MPDDAPAALVEQRGHVLVVTLNRPHAMNAVNAELSELVGTALERAEQDPETRVVVLTGAGERAFCAGADLKAVSRGESLAAPGHEEWGFAGYVRHPISKPTIAAVNGFALGGGTELALASDLVVAAESAKFGLPEVKRGLFAAAGGVFRLPRQIPRKIAMEMMFTGEPLDAARAATLGLVNHVVPDADVLAEALALAEKIAANAPLAVQASKRVALSIVDGAIAAEDSDWDNTRENAVGVMTSEDVREGTVAFVEKRAPVWQAK
- a CDS encoding Zn-ribbon domain-containing OB-fold protein → MTVRINPVARDEESAAFFDGAAVGEFRLLRRRSTGEYLDPRTVPDPDDDLEWTAAAGTGTVVSWSVVHKRARDGGEPERVVVGIVELAEGPWWWCRLDADPDADLWQLPVRAVFVPSGPEPDHEKVPVFAPAEEADHAR
- a CDS encoding thiolase family protein, with product MTSRRETPARRRAAIAGLGLTELGKVYGPSARQFAAQAVRRAAADAGIGLSDIDGLLVSAGTTPGVDLSLQVDLGLRDLRLFTQMQAFGSTAGAMVQYAAMAVEAGMADTVACVFADAPLQQGKATGAAYGGRRTTPTGWGSLLGSSGFAGPNSFYALAARRHMKTYGTTSEQLGAIAVAQRAWAAKNPLAQLRDPITLADHQASRFIAEPFHLLDCCLVSNGGAAVIVTSAERAATMAQPAVQVLGWGQAHPGNSFRRNDNLGLVSGAAQSGPAAMEMAGVTVDDIDVAEIYDCYTFTALLTLEDYGFCGKGEGGEFVATPGMLGPDGKLAVNTGGGQLSSYYLWGMTPLSEAIIQARGQGGERQVPKHDTVLVSGNGGILDHHSTLVLGTEG
- a CDS encoding acyl-CoA dehydrogenase family protein; amino-acid sequence: MAISAAETEQLREAVRDLLADRCTETDVRRVMATDSGYDPELWKQLADLGLPGLLIATEHGGVGLGAEELEAVSEEIGAALVPSPFLSSSVLTATLIDAAGSEEDKRRLLPGLADGSSIGTVAVTGPAGSWTPEGVAVQANGTLTGTASYVTFGQLADVILVVARTDDGFGVFEVAPAAPGFLRTAAEVFDPTVRLSQFTFADTPARRVGTAGWEAVQKALDLSTVALAGEQAGGARKIFEKTVEYLNTRVQFGRAIGSFQAMKHLAADRLLDVESATSAARHAAADGGPGAIALAGFACAEAYETVALSAIQMHGGIGFTWEHPAHLYLRRARSGAQLFGNSRLHRERYLVSKGA